One segment of Rosa chinensis cultivar Old Blush chromosome 6, RchiOBHm-V2, whole genome shotgun sequence DNA contains the following:
- the LOC112172493 gene encoding protein NONRESPONDING TO OXYLIPINS 2, mitochondrial isoform X1, which translates to MASRCRSFSRPAFSFLKSTVNKPPLKSRPISSLPSIPSLSRPAPQLGCLQSLLPFHTAVSSARLTSCLGIDSRSSRSLSQGTLGANPGV; encoded by the exons ATGGCTTCTCGCTGCAGATCTTTTTCGAGACCcgccttttcttttctcaaatCCACCGTCAACAAACCACCTCTCAAGTCCAGACCCATCTCTTCTCTCCCGTCGATCCCATCACTCTCAAG GCCGGCTCCTCAGTTGGGTTGTCTTCAATCTCTGCTTCCATTTCACACGGCGGTCTCTTCAGCTCGGCTGACGTCATGCCTCGGCATTGACTCGAGGAGCTCGAGGTCGTTGTCTCAGGGTACGCTCGGTGCAAACCCAGGAGTTTGA
- the LOC112172492 gene encoding peptidyl-tRNA hydrolase 2, mitochondrial isoform X1 — MFGSLRISSQNPRKQQQKQEREWLNLSFKPENFLPGVVIGFILGLLLDLSQPGKGSLKLKRKNFSEGKPQQRSLVSTNGDEELKMVLVVRRDLKITTGKIASQCAHAATGMYAELMQSRRSLLRQWEENGQPKIVVTCKNQQEMNKLKEAAEGIGLPTFVVADAGRTQVVSGSKTVLAVGPGPKELVDSVTGKQGLL, encoded by the exons ATGTTTGGTTCATTAAGAATTTCTTCCCAGAATCCAAGAAAG CAGCAGCAGAAGCAAGAACGAGAATGGTTAAACTTGAGTTTTAAGCCAGAGAATTTCCTTCCAGGAGTTGTCATTGGCTTCATTCTTGGGTTGTTGTTGGATTTATCACAACCTGGTAAGGGTTCCTTGAAGTTGAAGAGGAAAAATTTCTCAGAGGGTAAGCCCCAACAGCGAAGTTTGGTCTCGACTAATGGTGATGAAGAGCTTAAAATG gttcttgtaGTTAGACGAGACTTAAAGATTACAACTGGAAAAATCGCATCTCAGTGTGCTC ATGCTGCCACCGGCATGTATGCAGAACTGATGCAAAG CCGTAGGTCCCTTTTGAGACAATGGGAGgaaaatgggcaacccaaaaTTGTGGTTACATGCAAGAATCAACAAGAAAT GAATAAGCTGAAAGAAGCAGCTGAGGGCATTGGCCTTCCAACTTTTGTTGTCGCTGATGCAGGGCGAACACAG GTTGTGAGTGGGTCAAAGACAGTTCTTGCCGTTGGACCGG GACCAAAAGAATTGGTAGATTCAGTGACAGGGAAACAGGGTCTCCTCTGA
- the LOC112172493 gene encoding protein NONRESPONDING TO OXYLIPINS 2, mitochondrial isoform X2 yields MASRCRSFSRPAFSFLKSTVNKPPLKSRPISSLPSIPSLSRPAPQLGCLQSLLPFHTAVSSARLTSCLGIDSRSSRSLSQELGLSVPR; encoded by the exons ATGGCTTCTCGCTGCAGATCTTTTTCGAGACCcgccttttcttttctcaaatCCACCGTCAACAAACCACCTCTCAAGTCCAGACCCATCTCTTCTCTCCCGTCGATCCCATCACTCTCAAG GCCGGCTCCTCAGTTGGGTTGTCTTCAATCTCTGCTTCCATTTCACACGGCGGTCTCTTCAGCTCGGCTGACGTCATGCCTCGGCATTGACTCGAGGAGCTCGAGGTCGTTGTCTCAGG AACTAGGTCTCAGTGTGCCGCGATAA
- the LOC112172491 gene encoding uncharacterized protein LOC112172491 translates to MPRPSRYKPFNDRLERALNQHIRLLLRSGATFFILGDTGNVYTATITSYPKCSCPDPVTPCKHLLFVYLQVLGLSANDKSLRDGTFSQWEVQCMLGRDTLPESLAGESVRQWFHQLYDFQGRQRQQGSSSSSRPRVVIEEGTCCPVCLDEMGKQDKVVACGTCRNPIHEECFLKWKRSARKKPAHCVMCRARWGSIQQEQEKYLNLAAYASTSEEDEDEDEYE, encoded by the coding sequence ATGCCGCGGCCCAGCCGCTACAAGCCCTTCAATGACCGCTTGGAGCGAGCCCTCAACCAGCACATTCGCCTCCTGCTCCGCTCAGGTGCCACCTTCTTCATCTTGGGCGACACCGGAAATGTGTACACTGCGACCATCACCAGTTACCCTAAATGCAGCTGCCCTGACCCTGTAACCCCATGCAAGCATTTGCTGTTTGTGTATCTCCAAGTGTTGGGTCTTTCAGCCAATGACAAGTCTCTCAGGGACGGCACGTTCTCGCAGTGGGAGGTGCAGTGCATGCTGGGGCGGGACACGCTGCCTGAATCGCTGGCCGGGGAAAGCGTGCGGCAGTGGTTTCATCAGCTGTATGATTTTCAGGGCAGGCAGAGGCAGCAGGGGTCTTCTTCGTCGTCGAGGCCAAGAGTGGTGATTGAAGAGGGTACTTGCTGCCCTGTTTGTTTGGATGAGATGGGGAAGCAAGACAAAGTGGTGGCTTGTGGGACGTGTAGAAACCCGATACATGAGGAATGCTTCTTGAAGTGGAAGAGGAGCGCGAGGAAGAAGCCAGCTCATTGTGTGATGTGCAGGGCGAGATGGGGGTCGATCCAGCAGGAGCAGGAGAAGTACTTGAACTTGGCGGCTTACGCTAGTACGAGCGAggaggatgaggacgaagacgaATATGAATGA
- the LOC112172492 gene encoding peptidyl-tRNA hydrolase 2, mitochondrial isoform X2 yields the protein MFGSLRISSQNPRKQQKQEREWLNLSFKPENFLPGVVIGFILGLLLDLSQPGKGSLKLKRKNFSEGKPQQRSLVSTNGDEELKMVLVVRRDLKITTGKIASQCAHAATGMYAELMQSRRSLLRQWEENGQPKIVVTCKNQQEMNKLKEAAEGIGLPTFVVADAGRTQVVSGSKTVLAVGPGPKELVDSVTGKQGLL from the exons ATGTTTGGTTCATTAAGAATTTCTTCCCAGAATCCAAGAAAG CAGCAGAAGCAAGAACGAGAATGGTTAAACTTGAGTTTTAAGCCAGAGAATTTCCTTCCAGGAGTTGTCATTGGCTTCATTCTTGGGTTGTTGTTGGATTTATCACAACCTGGTAAGGGTTCCTTGAAGTTGAAGAGGAAAAATTTCTCAGAGGGTAAGCCCCAACAGCGAAGTTTGGTCTCGACTAATGGTGATGAAGAGCTTAAAATG gttcttgtaGTTAGACGAGACTTAAAGATTACAACTGGAAAAATCGCATCTCAGTGTGCTC ATGCTGCCACCGGCATGTATGCAGAACTGATGCAAAG CCGTAGGTCCCTTTTGAGACAATGGGAGgaaaatgggcaacccaaaaTTGTGGTTACATGCAAGAATCAACAAGAAAT GAATAAGCTGAAAGAAGCAGCTGAGGGCATTGGCCTTCCAACTTTTGTTGTCGCTGATGCAGGGCGAACACAG GTTGTGAGTGGGTCAAAGACAGTTCTTGCCGTTGGACCGG GACCAAAAGAATTGGTAGATTCAGTGACAGGGAAACAGGGTCTCCTCTGA